From a single Deinococcus humi genomic region:
- a CDS encoding aspartate aminotransferase family protein produces MSNVFYRSRKTYPVATRAEGVYLFDDTGKRYLDGSSGALVANIGQGRAAVADAMAAQARHLAFVHGSQFSSDILEEYAARLAAFLGLAPFRFWAVSGGSEATESAIKLARQYHAERGETGRYRVITRRPSYHGASLGALAASGMGARRELYTPLMNEAAWPKLAKPDPELSGEVDAERLRALLEELGPDTVAAFMCEPVVGASDAALAPNPGYHARIAEICREFGVLFIADEVMCGMGRCGTPLAVRLRDDVTPDIVVLGKGLAAGYAPLAGLMASPAVHDTVMNGSGAFKHGFTYAGHPVSVAAGLSVLKIVEDEKLVEAANERGAQLLVGLQALKEKYPQVLEARGHGLLLGLVLGDPATGQAFETPGLADRVAAAARARGLITYPGSGAVDGVRGDHLLLGPPLSITAAECEELLAGLDGALAETQS; encoded by the coding sequence ATGTCCAATGTTTTTTACCGCTCCCGCAAGACCTATCCAGTCGCCACCCGCGCCGAGGGCGTCTACCTGTTCGATGACACCGGCAAACGCTACCTCGACGGCAGTTCCGGCGCACTCGTCGCCAACATCGGGCAGGGCAGGGCCGCGGTGGCCGACGCGATGGCGGCGCAGGCGCGCCACCTGGCCTTCGTTCACGGTTCGCAGTTTTCCAGCGACATCCTGGAGGAATACGCTGCCCGGCTGGCCGCCTTTCTGGGGCTGGCGCCGTTCCGCTTCTGGGCGGTTTCCGGAGGTTCGGAGGCCACCGAGAGTGCCATTAAGCTGGCTCGGCAGTACCACGCCGAGCGGGGCGAGACGGGCCGCTACCGCGTGATCACCCGCCGGCCCAGTTATCACGGCGCGTCGCTGGGGGCGCTGGCGGCTTCCGGCATGGGCGCGCGGCGCGAACTCTACACCCCGCTGATGAACGAGGCGGCCTGGCCCAAGCTGGCCAAACCGGATCCCGAACTGTCGGGTGAGGTAGATGCCGAACGCCTGCGCGCCCTGCTGGAAGAGCTGGGGCCCGACACGGTGGCCGCCTTCATGTGTGAACCGGTGGTGGGGGCCTCGGACGCGGCGCTGGCCCCCAATCCCGGCTACCACGCCCGCATCGCCGAGATCTGCCGCGAATTCGGCGTGCTGTTCATCGCCGACGAGGTGATGTGTGGCATGGGCCGCTGCGGCACCCCCCTGGCCGTGCGGTTGCGCGACGACGTGACGCCCGACATCGTGGTCCTGGGCAAGGGACTGGCGGCGGGCTACGCGCCCCTGGCGGGCCTGATGGCAAGCCCCGCCGTCCACGACACGGTGATGAACGGTTCGGGGGCCTTCAAGCACGGCTTCACCTACGCGGGCCACCCGGTCAGCGTCGCGGCGGGTCTGAGCGTGCTGAAGATCGTGGAGGACGAGAAACTGGTGGAGGCGGCCAACGAGCGAGGCGCTCAGCTTCTGGTGGGCCTGCAAGCCCTGAAGGAAAAATATCCACAGGTGCTGGAAGCGCGCGGGCACGGCCTGCTGCTGGGACTGGTGCTGGGAGACCCGGCCACCGGCCAAGCCTTCGAGACGCCCGGACTGGCGGACCGTGTGGCGGCGGCGGCGCGCGCACGCGGTCTGATCACCTACCCCGGTTCCGGCGCGGTGGACGGGGTTCGCGGCGATCACCTGCTGCTGGGCCCACCGCTGAGCATCACGGCAGCGGAATGTGAGGAATTGCTTGCGGGGCTGGACGGGGCTCTGGCGGAGACGCAGAGCTGA
- a CDS encoding AAC(3) family N-acetyltransferase, with the protein MLNLLRKPAVQSAELDEGLAALGLDGTQHLIVHASLKSFGTLDGGARTLVDTLWRRTATLVAPAFSYNTLLNRPSSVVHAKFHRDTRVSRDIGRVSQELVERRDAMRSFHPTLSFVALGDEAARITAAQTLSSPYQPIGALYDLNGYALLIGVDFGSNTSVHYGEYLAGMPMLTRYVPLDGQVLPTAFPNCSADFDNLLPEMEFKFRSACVGPSTLRLYRVRDLVDSTVRLIQRDPEALLCQYRGCRCQEVRQTVRHDGLQPRLHVGL; encoded by the coding sequence GTGCTGAACTTGCTGCGGAAGCCCGCTGTGCAAAGTGCCGAACTCGACGAGGGTCTGGCCGCGCTGGGGCTGGACGGTACTCAGCATCTGATCGTCCACGCCAGCCTGAAGTCTTTCGGCACGCTGGACGGTGGGGCCAGAACACTGGTGGACACGCTGTGGCGGCGCACGGCCACGCTGGTCGCCCCGGCTTTCAGCTACAACACCTTGCTCAACCGGCCTAGCAGCGTCGTTCACGCCAAATTTCACCGGGATACGCGGGTCAGCCGTGACATCGGACGGGTTTCGCAGGAACTCGTTGAGCGGCGCGACGCCATGCGCTCGTTTCACCCCACCCTCAGCTTCGTGGCGCTGGGAGACGAGGCCGCGCGGATCACAGCGGCCCAGACGTTGTCCAGCCCGTACCAGCCCATCGGGGCGCTGTATGACCTGAACGGCTACGCGCTCCTGATTGGCGTGGATTTCGGCAGCAACACCAGCGTCCATTACGGCGAATACCTGGCCGGAATGCCGATGCTGACCCGCTACGTGCCGCTGGACGGCCAGGTGCTGCCCACCGCCTTTCCCAACTGCTCGGCGGACTTCGACAACCTGTTGCCCGAGATGGAGTTCAAGTTCCGCTCGGCGTGTGTCGGCCCATCCACCCTGAGGCTGTACCGGGTGCGTGATCTGGTGGACAGCACGGTTCGGCTGATCCAGCGAGACCCCGAGGCCTTGCTTTGCCAGTACAGGGGGTGCCGCTGTCAGGAAGTTCGCCAGACGGTCCGGCACGATGGCCTGCAACCCCGATTGCATGTAGGGCTGTAA
- a CDS encoding dCTP deaminase domain-containing protein, translated as MERKRGFEVVADQHREHPKTEIQLPRRGSRRSAGYDLHTPVGFTLAPATRTVVVTDLKAYMLPDEVLSVYPRSSVGLRGVMLTNTVGVVDADYHSNSDNDGNIRLSLHNIGPESFTVRAGDRIAQAIFTKYLLADGDNFTAGPERQGGSGHTGR; from the coding sequence ATGGAGAGGAAGCGCGGCTTCGAGGTGGTGGCCGATCAGCACCGCGAGCATCCGAAGACCGAGATCCAGCTTCCCCGGCGGGGTTCACGGCGGTCTGCCGGGTACGATCTGCACACCCCGGTTGGCTTCACCCTGGCCCCCGCCACCCGAACAGTCGTCGTGACCGATCTCAAGGCCTACATGCTCCCGGACGAGGTGCTGTCGGTCTACCCGCGCTCGTCGGTGGGGCTACGCGGTGTCATGCTCACCAACACGGTGGGTGTCGTGGACGCCGACTACCACTCCAATTCAGACAACGACGGCAATATCCGCCTCTCGCTTCACAACATCGGCCCCGAGAGTTTCACTGTGCGGGCCGGTGACCGGATCGCGCAGGCCATCTTCACGAAATACCTGCTGGCCGACGGCGACAACTTCACGGCTGGCCCAGAACGTCAGGGCGGCTCCGGCCATACCGGACGCTGA
- the bshC gene encoding bacillithiol biosynthesis cysteine-adding enzyme BshC, with protein MARNIAAEYRAGTLEDFFRLPVFGMEQAREELRQDLDRTGLAEALRAYHRDLSTLDGNVEDALTRLAHPASRVIVTGQQAGALTGPAYSVHKGADAALLARSLNTEDAPVVAVYWVASQDHDAAEVAGTSLLDLSEQLHRLTLDVPEGVPVGRVPWRQEWTEQALALLDAFDAPAEHIAAVRNRVRRAVEAGGSYADVFARLIHGLLSPAGLVVLDPLHPALARLMAPILARELQDPLASSARIEDAAARLSAQGFTPQLRRSAGATNLFVEENDGQRRLLRLDGQTFSTDTREYTRTELLAVLEADPSRLTPAAGLRPVVQDALLPTLAFVVGPGEIAYGAQLREVYDLHGLQQPLLWPRLSVTWLEPNVARLLRRLGATAAEVQAAPEDVLGRALGRERGAEAVTSEKLAHIDAQLRAVTDDIAALDPTLVGAAARTRDRVTARVARLQTQALRALARAENDRTGQLSRLKAHLLPNGTPQEREMNFLTYLLKHGEKPLELLLALDPGWRGEIEIP; from the coding sequence ATGGCGCGGAATATAGCGGCGGAATACAGGGCCGGAACGCTCGAGGACTTTTTTCGACTTCCGGTGTTCGGCATGGAGCAGGCGCGGGAGGAACTTCGGCAGGACCTTGACCGGACGGGACTGGCCGAGGCACTCAGGGCGTATCACCGCGACCTGAGCACGCTGGACGGCAACGTGGAAGACGCCCTGACCCGGCTGGCCCACCCGGCTTCCAGGGTGATCGTGACCGGGCAGCAGGCCGGAGCGCTGACCGGCCCGGCCTACAGTGTCCACAAGGGCGCGGACGCCGCACTGCTGGCGCGCAGCCTGAACACCGAGGACGCCCCGGTCGTGGCGGTGTACTGGGTGGCCAGCCAGGACCACGATGCGGCGGAGGTCGCGGGCACCAGTCTGCTCGACCTCTCCGAGCAGCTCCACCGGCTGACTCTGGACGTGCCCGAAGGCGTCCCGGTGGGCCGCGTACCGTGGCGGCAGGAGTGGACCGAGCAGGCACTGGCATTGCTAGATGCCTTCGACGCCCCAGCCGAACACATCGCCGCCGTGCGGAACAGAGTCAGGAGGGCCGTGGAGGCGGGCGGCAGTTACGCCGATGTGTTTGCCCGCCTGATTCACGGCCTGCTCTCCCCTGCCGGGCTGGTGGTGCTGGACCCCCTGCACCCCGCGCTGGCCCGCCTGATGGCTCCCATCCTTGCGCGTGAGCTGCAAGACCCGCTGGCCTCCTCCGCCCGCATTGAGGACGCGGCGGCGCGCCTCTCGGCGCAGGGTTTCACGCCGCAACTGCGACGCTCGGCAGGGGCCACCAACCTCTTTGTCGAGGAGAACGATGGGCAACGGCGGTTGCTGCGGCTGGACGGGCAGACCTTCAGCACCGACACCCGCGAGTACACCCGGACAGAGCTGCTGGCCGTGCTGGAAGCGGACCCCAGCCGCCTGACCCCGGCGGCGGGACTCCGTCCGGTGGTACAGGACGCGCTGCTGCCCACGCTGGCCTTTGTGGTGGGTCCGGGGGAAATCGCGTACGGCGCGCAACTCCGGGAAGTCTACGATTTGCACGGTCTGCAGCAGCCGTTGCTGTGGCCGCGCCTGAGCGTGACCTGGCTGGAACCGAACGTGGCCCGCCTGCTGCGCCGATTGGGCGCGACGGCCGCCGAGGTCCAGGCCGCTCCCGAGGACGTGCTGGGCCGCGCCCTGGGCCGTGAACGCGGCGCCGAAGCCGTGACTTCTGAGAAGCTGGCACACATCGACGCCCAGCTTCGAGCGGTCACAGATGACATTGCCGCCCTCGATCCCACGCTGGTCGGCGCGGCGGCGCGGACCCGTGACCGCGTGACGGCGAGGGTGGCCCGGCTCCAGACCCAGGCGCTGCGCGCCCTGGCACGGGCGGAGAATGACCGGACAGGGCAACTGTCGCGCCTCAAGGCCCACCTGCTCCCGAACGGCACCCCACAGGAACGCGAGATGAACTTCCTGACGTATCTGCTCAAGCACGGCGAGAAGCCGCTGGAACTGTTGCTGGCGCTGGACCCTGGCTGGCGGGGCGAGATCGAGATTCCGTAA
- a CDS encoding Crp/Fnr family transcriptional regulator, with amino-acid sequence MLPGAFGTLPEEAQAQVMAAGRVGRWARAGLLFHPEDAAETLFLILRGAVRLYRLGSGAREVTLDVHGPGALLGVSALTPGESYNVYGEAMDDVEALMLGQDALHRLSSAQPAVGVALTEQITRQTRGVQERLSGLVFLEVSQRLALALLNLAEREGGWPEDGPIALRDRVSHQDLAYVVGSTRETITKLLGDFRSRGLLDLGYRRIILTDRGGLQRATRESLR; translated from the coding sequence ATGTTGCCCGGAGCATTTGGAACCCTGCCTGAGGAAGCGCAGGCGCAGGTCATGGCGGCGGGGCGGGTGGGGCGCTGGGCGCGGGCCGGGCTGCTGTTTCACCCGGAAGACGCCGCCGAGACGCTATTTTTGATCCTTCGCGGCGCGGTGCGGCTGTACCGTCTGGGCTCGGGCGCGCGCGAGGTTACGCTGGACGTACACGGCCCAGGCGCGCTGCTGGGGGTCTCAGCCCTGACCCCCGGTGAGAGCTACAACGTCTACGGCGAAGCCATGGACGACGTGGAAGCGCTGATGCTGGGTCAGGATGCCCTGCACCGACTGAGCAGCGCACAACCGGCGGTGGGTGTGGCCCTGACCGAGCAGATCACCCGTCAGACCCGCGGCGTGCAAGAGCGCCTGTCGGGGCTGGTCTTTCTGGAAGTCTCGCAGCGGCTGGCCCTGGCACTGCTGAACCTGGCTGAGCGCGAGGGGGGCTGGCCCGAGGATGGTCCCATCGCCCTGAGGGATCGGGTGTCGCATCAGGACTTGGCGTATGTGGTGGGCAGCACCCGCGAGACCATCACCAAGCTGCTGGGCGACTTCCGGTCGCGCGGCCTGCTGGATCTGGGCTACCGCCGTATTATCCTGACCGACAGGGGCGGCCTGCAACGCGCCACACGGGAGTCCTTGCGCTGA
- the ftsY gene encoding signal recognition particle-docking protein FtsY, whose product MSWLERLRSGLSKTRAQINDTAGFLGNEVKDVFSNRLETVEDLEYALIAADVGRAATEEILEDVRRSEGKNLQQALMDALTLQLEPNARRAEFRKLGFAPQASRVSVEPNGHVVMVIGVNGVGKTTTIAKLGQYYMGRGKSVMFAAGDTFRAAAGAQLGEWGDRLGVPVVQGSDGGDPAAVAYDAATARAARNTDLLFVDTAGRLHNKHNLMEELKKVRRVIEKADPGEPAEVWLVLDAVTGQNGLQQAKKFHESTPLTGVIVTKLDGTAKGGILIPIVRELGVPIKFIGVGESAGDLQPFDSQEFVRALFDVDVPRG is encoded by the coding sequence GTGAGCTGGCTCGAACGCCTGCGGAGCGGCCTGAGCAAGACCCGCGCGCAGATCAACGACACTGCCGGCTTTCTGGGCAACGAGGTCAAGGACGTCTTTTCCAACCGCCTGGAAACGGTGGAGGACCTGGAATACGCCCTGATCGCCGCCGACGTGGGGCGCGCCGCCACCGAGGAAATCCTGGAGGACGTGCGCCGCAGCGAGGGCAAGAATCTGCAGCAGGCGCTGATGGACGCCCTGACCCTGCAACTGGAGCCCAACGCCCGCCGGGCCGAATTCCGCAAGCTGGGCTTCGCGCCGCAGGCCAGCCGCGTGTCCGTCGAACCCAACGGGCATGTGGTCATGGTCATCGGCGTCAACGGGGTGGGCAAGACCACCACCATCGCCAAGCTGGGCCAGTACTACATGGGCCGCGGCAAGAGCGTGATGTTCGCCGCCGGGGATACCTTCCGCGCCGCCGCTGGGGCACAATTGGGCGAATGGGGCGACCGGCTGGGCGTACCCGTGGTGCAGGGCAGCGATGGAGGAGACCCAGCTGCCGTCGCCTACGACGCCGCCACCGCCCGTGCCGCGCGGAATACGGACCTGCTGTTCGTAGACACCGCTGGACGGCTGCACAACAAGCACAATCTGATGGAAGAGCTGAAAAAGGTGCGCCGCGTGATCGAGAAGGCCGATCCCGGTGAACCCGCCGAGGTCTGGCTGGTGCTGGACGCCGTGACCGGGCAGAACGGCCTGCAGCAGGCCAAGAAGTTCCATGAGTCCACCCCGCTGACCGGCGTGATCGTCACCAAGCTGGACGGCACCGCCAAGGGTGGCATCCTCATTCCCATCGTGCGCGAGCTGGGCGTGCCGATCAAGTTCATCGGCGTGGGCGAGAGCGCCGGCGATCTGCAGCCCTTCGACAGCCAGGAATTCGTGCGGGCGCTGTTCGACGTGGACGTCCCGAGGGGGTAA
- a CDS encoding DinB family protein has product MSEQQSSEISVHEVFGQAVGNLFLGGPANVSWERALEGLEAGEAERTPNHLSHSVAQVVAHVQFWQAHLLAILDGKRPAPPEHAAGGWPPPGEWGGLRDTFLRDAARLRALARDPEQCAAPDSQGVPFAAMLTNYAGHNVYHLGQVVTIRQALGLWPPPSGGDTW; this is encoded by the coding sequence GTGAGCGAACAGCAGAGCAGCGAGATCTCTGTCCATGAGGTGTTCGGGCAGGCGGTGGGCAACCTGTTTCTGGGCGGCCCCGCCAACGTGTCGTGGGAGCGGGCGCTGGAGGGACTGGAAGCCGGGGAGGCCGAACGCACGCCGAATCACCTGTCCCACAGCGTCGCGCAGGTCGTGGCGCACGTTCAGTTCTGGCAGGCACACCTGCTGGCCATTCTGGACGGCAAACGTCCGGCCCCGCCCGAGCACGCTGCTGGCGGCTGGCCCCCACCAGGAGAGTGGGGCGGGCTGCGCGACACCTTTTTGCGGGACGCTGCCCGACTGCGTGCCCTGGCCCGTGACCCCGAACAGTGCGCCGCGCCCGACAGCCAGGGCGTTCCCTTCGCGGCCATGCTGACCAACTACGCCGGGCACAACGTTTACCACCTGGGACAGGTCGTGACCATCCGGCAGGCGCTGGGGCTGTGGCCGCCGCCGAGCGGCGGGGATACGTGGTAG
- a CDS encoding WecB/TagA/CpsF family glycosyltransferase yields the protein MSSPASHPRLRLFDLPLDVIDLSDTLTLLGAWLADPARTPHTVVTLNPEIIVQSRGHPEFAQAVQDADLITADGVGIVYAAKQLRQQDVPRAPGFDIVKGLMERHGAGLRVFFLGAKPGVAEAAAQHAARDYGVGVAGIHHGYFGPEEDERVAQLVAASGANLLLTAMGAGRQEVFNQQWRGVLGVPVMIGCGGVVDVLAGTAELAPAWTRKLGVEWVWRVAGDRKRWNRAPRLLHFVQMVGAEKRRKG from the coding sequence ATGTCCTCTCCTGCTTCCCATCCGCGCCTGCGGCTCTTTGACCTGCCGCTGGACGTGATCGACCTGAGCGACACGCTGACGCTGCTGGGCGCCTGGCTGGCAGACCCGGCCCGTACGCCGCACACCGTCGTGACCCTGAACCCGGAAATCATTGTGCAGTCGCGTGGTCACCCAGAATTCGCGCAGGCTGTACAGGACGCTGATCTGATCACCGCAGACGGCGTGGGCATCGTGTACGCGGCGAAGCAACTGCGCCAACAGGACGTGCCGCGCGCCCCTGGCTTCGACATCGTCAAGGGACTGATGGAACGTCACGGCGCCGGGTTGCGGGTGTTCTTTCTGGGCGCCAAACCCGGTGTGGCCGAGGCGGCGGCCCAGCACGCGGCGCGAGATTACGGCGTAGGGGTGGCCGGTATCCATCATGGCTATTTCGGCCCGGAGGAGGACGAGCGGGTGGCCCAGCTGGTGGCGGCGAGCGGCGCGAACCTGCTGCTGACCGCGATGGGCGCGGGGCGGCAGGAGGTCTTCAACCAGCAGTGGCGCGGTGTGCTGGGCGTGCCCGTCATGATCGGCTGCGGGGGCGTGGTTGACGTGCTGGCGGGCACGGCGGAACTGGCCCCGGCCTGGACCCGCAAACTGGGCGTGGAGTGGGTCTGGCGTGTCGCTGGGGACCGCAAACGCTGGAACCGCGCGCCCCGCCTGCTGCACTTCGTGCAAATGGTGGGGGCGGAGAAGCGGCGGAAAGGTTAG
- a CDS encoding DUF4180 domain-containing protein encodes MTADDAPVIRSAHELGLSIHTPDDLNAVIGAAYGLDGLILTQADLAPEFFQLRSGLAGEAFQKFSNYRLRVALVLPDFTAHGERFAELAHEHARHPLIRFVHSEEEARAWLDAP; translated from the coding sequence ATGACGGCAGACGACGCGCCCGTGATCCGCAGCGCCCACGAACTGGGGCTTTCCATCCACACGCCTGATGACCTCAACGCAGTGATCGGCGCAGCCTACGGTCTGGACGGCCTGATCCTGACCCAGGCCGATCTAGCCCCAGAGTTCTTTCAGTTGCGCAGTGGCCTGGCAGGCGAGGCGTTCCAGAAGTTCAGCAACTACCGGCTGCGCGTGGCGCTGGTGCTGCCGGATTTCACGGCCCACGGCGAACGGTTCGCGGAACTGGCCCACGAGCACGCCCGCCACCCCCTGATCCGTTTCGTCCACAGCGAGGAGGAGGCGCGGGCGTGGCTGGACGCACCGTAG
- a CDS encoding DinB family protein gives MTLPGDRPSDDRSQRAQLALARLLPKLFRGGQAFVGVEASLSGLDAVTAARVPDALPHSVLNLLAHINWWNRWMLETIEMGQAQPYPAHAADTWPEVGEGDWGRVKNEFYELLARIDAHAARPDLANPVNHEETIGELLADFALHTAHHFGQIVTVRQALGAWPPPAGGDTW, from the coding sequence ATGACCCTCCCCGGTGACCGTCCATCCGATGACCGCAGCCAGCGCGCCCAGCTGGCCCTGGCCCGACTGCTGCCCAAACTCTTCCGGGGTGGACAGGCCTTCGTGGGCGTGGAGGCCAGCCTGAGCGGCCTGGACGCCGTGACGGCAGCGCGTGTGCCGGACGCCCTGCCGCACAGCGTCCTGAACCTGCTGGCGCACATCAACTGGTGGAACCGCTGGATGCTTGAAACCATCGAGATGGGCCAGGCCCAACCGTACCCCGCCCACGCCGCCGACACCTGGCCGGAGGTAGGTGAGGGCGACTGGGGACGGGTGAAAAACGAGTTCTACGAGTTGCTGGCGCGCATCGACGCCCACGCCGCACGCCCCGATCTGGCCAACCCGGTCAACCATGAGGAGACGATTGGCGAGTTGCTGGCCGATTTTGCGCTGCACACTGCCCATCATTTCGGACAGATCGTGACGGTGCGTCAGGCGCTGGGCGCGTGGCCCCCCCCCGCAGGAGGCGATACCTGGTGA
- a CDS encoding 3-isopropylmalate dehydratase large subunit gives MGMTIAEKILAAHSGHAQVVPGQLIECKTDWVLCHEITTPAALRMLEERGMDRVFNPDQIVAVPDHSVPAMNIKAAQMYQKLKSWVKEKGIKHFYDVGRGGIAHVVLENTGLIKPGQTLVSGDSHTCNAGALGCFATGVGSTDLAGAIYAGRVWFKVPETMLIRVTGKMQPGVTPKDLVLEVIKRIGADGANYQVMEWVGDTIDNLDMEGRYTLTNMAIEAGGKTGIVAVDDTTRAYLAERGVNPGDYTEYTSDADARYRVIIDLDASAVEPTVAYPHIPSNGRVAGSDRIAVTHAYVGSCTNGRIGDLRDVARILKGRKVAEGVQMIVVPATQLIWKQAASEGLLEIFVDAGASVSYPSCGACLGMHSGVLGPDDVCISSTNRNFVGRMGDPTAAIYLASPATVAASAVSGFISDPREYNGSIEAAD, from the coding sequence ATGGGAATGACGATTGCGGAAAAGATTCTGGCGGCCCACAGCGGCCACGCCCAGGTGGTGCCGGGCCAGCTGATCGAGTGCAAGACCGACTGGGTGCTGTGCCACGAAATCACCACCCCCGCCGCCCTGCGGATGCTCGAAGAGCGCGGGATGGACCGGGTCTTCAACCCGGATCAGATCGTGGCTGTGCCCGATCACTCGGTCCCTGCCATGAACATCAAGGCCGCGCAGATGTACCAGAAACTCAAATCCTGGGTCAAGGAAAAGGGCATCAAGCACTTCTATGACGTCGGCAGGGGCGGGATCGCCCATGTGGTGCTGGAGAACACAGGCCTGATCAAGCCGGGGCAGACGCTAGTGTCCGGCGACTCTCACACCTGCAATGCCGGCGCACTGGGCTGCTTCGCCACCGGCGTGGGCAGCACCGATCTGGCCGGGGCGATCTACGCCGGCCGCGTCTGGTTCAAGGTGCCCGAGACCATGCTGATCCGCGTGACCGGAAAGATGCAGCCGGGCGTGACCCCCAAGGACCTCGTGCTGGAGGTCATCAAACGCATCGGGGCGGACGGCGCGAATTATCAGGTCATGGAGTGGGTGGGCGACACCATCGACAACCTGGACATGGAGGGGCGTTACACCCTGACCAATATGGCCATCGAGGCAGGCGGCAAGACCGGGATCGTGGCCGTGGACGACACCACCCGCGCCTACCTGGCCGAGCGCGGCGTGAATCCCGGCGACTACACCGAATACACCTCGGATGCGGACGCCAGGTACCGCGTCATCATTGATCTGGACGCCTCCGCCGTGGAGCCCACCGTGGCCTACCCGCACATTCCCAGCAACGGGCGCGTGGCGGGCAGCGACCGGATTGCCGTGACCCACGCCTACGTGGGCAGCTGCACCAATGGCCGTATCGGCGATCTGCGCGACGTGGCCCGCATCCTCAAGGGGCGCAAGGTGGCCGAGGGCGTGCAGATGATCGTGGTGCCCGCCACCCAGTTGATCTGGAAACAGGCCGCCAGCGAGGGCCTGCTGGAAATCTTCGTCGACGCCGGCGCCAGCGTCAGCTATCCCAGCTGCGGCGCATGCCTGGGCATGCACAGCGGCGTGCTGGGGCCGGACGACGTGTGTATTTCAAGCACCAACCGCAATTTCGTGGGGCGTATGGGCGATCCCACAGCGGCGATCTACCTGGCCTCACCCGCGACGGTGGCGGCCAGCGCGGTCAGCGGTTTCATTAGCGATCCGCGCGAGTACAACGGCAGCATCGAAGCGGCGGACTGA